Sequence from the Microbacterium faecale genome:
CCATGGTGCGGCCTTCGTCGCCGTCGACAACTCGGGCACGCTGGTCCACTGGATCTCGGCAACCTCAGCCGGATTCGGATCCAGTGACGATGTGGCTCGTGCGATGAAGACCGGGCAATGCTCGTTCTCTTCGATCCCTGACGCGTCGCGCGCAACGTATCCGAAATCGGGAAGCGCGCAGACGATGCTGTCGATCGTGAGGCCGAGCTCGAACGCGGCCCTGCGACGCACCGCATCCTCGAAGGTCTCACCCGGGCCCGGGTGACCGCAGAACGCGTTCGTCCAGACGCCTGGCCACGTCCTCTTTCCGAGCGCGCGCCTGGTCACGAGAAGTCGACCCGCGGTATCGATGACGTGGCAGGAGAACGCGAGGTGGCGAGGTGTGGTGACGCCATGCACGCTTTCCTTACTCTGCGTACCGACGGGGGAACCCTCGCTATCGACGAGAACGACCATCTCCACTACATGCCCCCGTATTCGTTAGCTCGGCGAAATATTAACGTAGCATACGAAGGATCATGCTGTCATCGGGCCCGAAACAGACCGAAGAGCCACACCGGAGGCCGTGCGCGCGACGCGGGACCGTCAACCTTCCACGAATGCACCTTCCCGCGCCGTTTTGGGTGCATTTGCGGAAGGTGGAGCGGGCTCGAGGGTGTCGAGGAACGCGCGCGTCGCCGGCGTCGGGTTGAAATCGCTCCAGGCGAGGTACTCGATGCGGGTCGGTCCGCCGATCACGGAGATCGTCCGCAGACCCGCACGTTCCGGCACCACCTCCGGCGACAACAGGGCGATCACGAGATCGTGTCGCACGAGATCGAGGATGAGGTCGAGACTCATCGCCTCGAAGGCGACCTCTCGCGGGATCCCTGCCTCGCGAAAGGCGAGATCTGACGGTATACGCCCCGGCG
This genomic interval carries:
- the idi gene encoding isopentenyl-diphosphate Delta-isomerase is translated as MVVLVDSEGSPVGTQSKESVHGVTTPRHLAFSCHVIDTAGRLLVTRRALGKRTWPGVWTNAFCGHPGPGETFEDAVRRRAAFELGLTIDSIVCALPDFGYVARDASGIEENEHCPVFIARATSSLDPNPAEVAEIQWTSVPELSTATKAAPWAFSPWLIEHLPQLLSSFAGVAGESGDDV